A section of the Alkalihalobacillus sp. LMS39 genome encodes:
- a CDS encoding DUF4190 domain-containing protein: MTEYGEQSVEQVDSNKHSGKAIASLVLGLVAIIFWLIPLFGIPITIVGLVLGIIARKSNKRGMAIAGIILSSIFLLLSLINAVLGAILVLSGF; encoded by the coding sequence ATGACAGAATATGGTGAACAATCTGTAGAGCAAGTCGATAGTAACAAACATAGCGGTAAAGCGATCGCATCATTAGTACTAGGGTTAGTTGCAATTATTTTTTGGTTAATTCCTCTTTTTGGTATTCCGATTACAATTGTTGGTTTGGTTCTTGGGATTATTGCTCGTAAATCTAACAAACGTGGAATGGCAATCGCTGGTATTATTTTATCTAGTATTTTCTTACTTTTGTCTTTAATTAATGCTGTTCTTGGTGCCATTTTAGTATTAAGTGGATTTTAA
- a CDS encoding GntR family transcriptional regulator, translated as MILNTDGTKPIYVQIAEWIEAEILAGNIESDQKVYSQYQLADMFNINPATAAKGLTLLAEEHILYKKRGLGMFVTDGAKETIRNKRKNRILKRLVREVVLESKRLHVPEEELFSMIKTTIDESEENEI; from the coding sequence TTGATCCTCAATACAGACGGGACAAAACCTATTTATGTTCAAATTGCTGAATGGATTGAAGCGGAAATATTAGCAGGTAACATTGAATCCGACCAAAAGGTGTACTCCCAATACCAATTAGCAGATATGTTTAATATTAACCCAGCTACAGCCGCGAAAGGATTGACGTTATTGGCAGAGGAACACATTCTATATAAGAAAAGAGGGTTAGGGATGTTTGTTACTGATGGAGCAAAAGAAACGATAAGAAATAAGCGAAAAAACCGCATTTTAAAACGTCTAGTTCGTGAGGTTGTTCTAGAATCAAAACGATTACATGTCCCTGAAGAAGAATTATTTTCAATGATTAAAACAACCATTGATGAAAGTGAGGAGAACGAGATATGA
- a CDS encoding ABC transporter ATP-binding protein: MSVIECSNITKMYGQSKALNEVSFAMEANKLTGIIGRNGAGKTTLLKMLAGYIQPTSGRLTVFSKPPFNNLDVSANLILVDDNMNFPPTLTLVEILQVAKTFYPNWDSQLANGLFHYFQLNPKQNHGALSKGMKSTFNMIIGLASRSSITIFDEPTTGMDAAVRSDFYRALLKDYLLFPRTVLLSSHHIDEIEDLLEDILLINKGEVSLYDSVDALKELTVGVKGVRDIVEKWIINQDVLWKETIGTSGCYVVVKDRYTMQEKQKMQLSGLELSSVAISDVCMYLTGSKEGGIDDVFNNR, translated from the coding sequence ATGAGCGTCATTGAATGTTCGAATATAACGAAAATGTATGGACAATCAAAAGCGTTAAATGAAGTTTCGTTTGCAATGGAAGCAAATAAGCTGACTGGAATTATTGGACGCAATGGAGCGGGGAAAACGACTTTATTAAAAATGTTAGCAGGATACATTCAGCCCACTTCAGGGAGGTTAACTGTTTTTTCTAAGCCACCGTTTAACAATTTAGATGTTTCTGCCAATCTGATTTTAGTTGATGATAATATGAATTTTCCTCCTACTTTAACTTTAGTTGAGATATTACAAGTGGCCAAAACATTTTATCCAAACTGGGATTCACAGTTAGCGAACGGTTTATTTCATTATTTTCAGTTAAACCCTAAGCAAAATCATGGGGCATTATCAAAAGGGATGAAAAGTACGTTTAATATGATTATTGGGCTTGCTTCAAGAAGTAGTATAACCATATTTGATGAGCCAACAACAGGAATGGATGCCGCTGTTCGCAGTGACTTTTATCGTGCTCTACTAAAAGATTATCTTTTATTTCCACGAACGGTTTTATTATCGAGTCACCACATTGATGAGATTGAAGATTTATTAGAAGATATTTTATTAATCAATAAAGGTGAGGTTTCACTTTATGATTCCGTTGATGCATTGAAGGAACTAACTGTTGGGGTTAAAGGAGTTCGTGATATTGTTGAAAAGTGGATAATCAATCAAGACGTGTTATGGAAAGAAACAATCGGCACATCTGGTTGTTATGTCGTTGTGAAAGACCGCTACACAATGCAGGAAAAGCAAAAAATGCAGCTATCTGGTCTAGAGTTAAGTTCAGTTGCTATCAGTGATGTTTGCATGTATTTAACTGGTTCTAAAGAAGGAGGTATCGATGATGTCTTTAACAACCGTTAA
- a CDS encoding N-acetylmuramoyl-L-alanine amidase → MKKWVFVLILTLITGCATTETTNVSESPEPIKEIKESPIKWESELSKIHDNYLPVENYGIRTGTVTHIVIHYMSNVFDKPHSPYEIEDIKALFTQNGVSSHYVIDRSGDVFRFVPEKRVAFHAGVGTVQGFPQYEDNLNQYSIGIELLAIGTREEMASIIPEDVYDTIDRSHIGYTPAQYEALQVLIEDISTRHPTVQMNRTHIIGHDEYAPGRKNDPGILFDWTQLGF, encoded by the coding sequence ATGAAAAAATGGGTATTCGTTTTAATACTGACTCTCATAACAGGGTGTGCAACAACAGAAACTACTAATGTTAGTGAATCTCCTGAACCGATTAAAGAAATAAAAGAAAGTCCGATTAAATGGGAATCAGAGCTTTCTAAGATCCATGATAACTATTTACCTGTAGAAAATTACGGAATTCGGACTGGGACTGTGACGCATATTGTCATTCACTATATGAGCAATGTCTTTGATAAACCCCATTCTCCTTATGAAATTGAAGATATTAAAGCGCTCTTTACGCAAAATGGAGTTTCCTCTCATTATGTCATTGATCGTAGCGGTGACGTGTTTCGGTTTGTTCCTGAAAAACGTGTTGCTTTTCATGCTGGAGTTGGAACAGTGCAGGGCTTTCCACAGTATGAAGACAATTTAAATCAATATTCTATTGGAATCGAATTATTGGCAATTGGAACAAGAGAAGAAATGGCTTCTATTATCCCAGAAGATGTGTACGATACAATTGACCGTTCTCATATTGGATATACACCTGCTCAGTATGAAGCATTACAGGTGTTAATTGAAGATATTAGTACTCGCCATCCAACCGTTCAAATGAATCGGACACATATTATTGGTCACGATGAGTATGCGCCTGGAAGGAAAAATGATCCTGGTATTTTATTTGACTGGACTCAATTAGGTTTTTAA
- a CDS encoding VOC family protein, giving the protein MIKMKSLHHVSLAITDVEQSKQFYKEKLGFLEIERPPFDFPGLWFQIGNQQLHLIEYDLAKTLRHSGKIDTRDGHLAIRVASYSEAVQHLTDNQIAFLEKPNSKSGFKQIFVSDPDGNIIEFNVEQKQP; this is encoded by the coding sequence ATGATTAAAATGAAAAGTTTGCATCATGTAAGTCTTGCAATAACAGATGTAGAACAATCAAAACAATTTTACAAAGAGAAACTAGGTTTTTTAGAAATAGAACGACCACCTTTCGATTTTCCGGGTCTTTGGTTTCAAATTGGAAATCAACAACTTCATTTAATTGAATATGATTTAGCTAAGACATTACGTCATTCAGGAAAAATTGATACAAGAGATGGTCACCTTGCCATTAGAGTAGCGAGTTATTCTGAAGCCGTTCAACATTTAACCGACAATCAGATTGCATTCCTAGAAAAACCAAACAGCAAAAGTGGATTCAAACAAATTTTTGTTTCTGACCCTGATGGGAATATCATTGAGTTTAATGTTGAACAAAAACAACCATAA
- a CDS encoding transcriptional regulator gives MERPISIFLMDVSNSTSKNNWNEMTNYLNKLEKVIREWTKGCIFSFVKHRKGDEILFVAEGYTTAYIIAYYIKLFWKYTEQPPYFGVTFGDIDEDPCTIDIETWNHPLFKKARNALETEKSSGRSIGISVHLHPNFYYSPLEIENFESTLNLFIELQCTLVEEQTNAQRMVCLLYSLLNEQKKIANLLQKTPATISNHLKKGKAKLIIKTYYHILQQINKEEIKTAMNIKEQIVLTYPLIRKELL, from the coding sequence ATGGAAAGACCAATTTCAATATTTTTAATGGATGTTTCGAATTCGACGAGTAAAAACAATTGGAATGAAATGACAAATTATTTGAACAAGCTAGAAAAAGTAATAAGAGAGTGGACGAAAGGTTGTATATTTTCATTTGTGAAACATCGAAAAGGTGATGAAATCCTATTCGTTGCTGAAGGCTACACAACGGCATACATCATAGCTTATTATATAAAGTTGTTTTGGAAATATACTGAACAACCGCCTTATTTCGGAGTGACGTTTGGAGATATTGATGAGGACCCTTGTACAATTGATATAGAAACATGGAATCATCCTCTATTTAAAAAAGCAAGAAATGCATTAGAAACTGAAAAAAGTTCAGGTCGCTCTATAGGAATAAGTGTACATCTTCATCCAAATTTTTATTATTCTCCATTAGAAATTGAGAATTTTGAATCTACTTTAAATTTATTTATTGAGTTACAGTGTACATTAGTAGAAGAACAAACAAACGCGCAACGAATGGTATGTTTATTATATTCTTTGTTAAATGAGCAAAAAAAAATAGCCAACTTGTTACAAAAAACCCCTGCTACGATTTCAAACCATTTAAAAAAAGGAAAAGCAAAGCTCATTATTAAAACATATTATCATATTCTTCAACAAATCAATAAGGAAGAAATCAAAACGGCTATGAATATAAAAGAACAAATCGTATTAACTTATCCTTTAATTCGGAAGGAGCTTTTATGA
- a CDS encoding DUF3307 domain-containing protein, protein MIVLGLLLGHLIADFYFQTEKMVLEKKKYLGKHVLHHTAITVLVVTCFYIWSGEHQHFLFHIVLPTIVLVIFHIVIDLCKIYAPRLFPINMRTTYRDLLLFISDQLFHLLSIFVIAILFFDFNIILFWDNTLSLFEGESIVLDPGERFLFLLIMIIVATVVTGHAIRILLGPFHPHLALFEGKYTISGHIYSDTLNQNRKQQSGISEEYSYLLYTQQKLSRGKTIGYIERLVVILLVIQGAYGAIGFVIAAKALARFKQMDDRDWAEYFLLGTLTSMFLAIVYGMMIRLIV, encoded by the coding sequence ATGATCGTACTTGGTCTTCTTTTAGGTCATCTCATTGCTGATTTTTATTTCCAGACTGAAAAGATGGTATTAGAGAAAAAGAAGTATTTAGGAAAACACGTTCTTCACCACACGGCGATAACAGTATTAGTCGTCACTTGTTTTTATATTTGGAGTGGAGAACACCAACATTTCCTTTTTCATATTGTGTTACCAACAATTGTACTTGTTATATTTCATATTGTCATTGATTTATGTAAAATCTATGCTCCCCGACTATTTCCGATCAATATGAGAACGACATATCGCGATTTACTTTTGTTTATTTCTGACCAACTATTCCATCTGTTATCTATATTTGTCATCGCGATTCTTTTCTTTGATTTTAATATAATTCTTTTTTGGGATAATACATTATCTTTGTTTGAGGGAGAATCTATCGTGTTAGATCCTGGTGAACGTTTTCTATTTCTTCTCATTATGATTATTGTAGCGACTGTTGTAACTGGACATGCCATACGAATATTATTAGGTCCATTTCATCCACACTTAGCCTTATTTGAAGGCAAGTATACGATATCCGGACATATATATAGTGACACATTAAATCAAAACCGAAAACAACAATCAGGAATATCTGAAGAGTATTCTTATTTGCTCTATACCCAACAAAAACTTTCGAGAGGTAAAACGATTGGTTATATCGAAAGATTAGTAGTTATCCTTCTTGTTATTCAAGGGGCATATGGAGCAATTGGATTTGTTATCGCTGCGAAAGCATTAGCGCGTTTCAAACAAATGGATGACCGAGATTGGGCCGAATATTTCTTATTAGGGACATTAACGTCGATGTTTTTAGCGATTGTGTATGGGATGATGATTCGACTAATTGTATAA